A DNA window from Micromonospora sp. NBC_01739 contains the following coding sequences:
- a CDS encoding helix-turn-helix domain-containing protein, with amino-acid sequence MVRQPLTAEQIAAGQRLGVALRAARAGRSLVEVALAAGISPETLRKIEAGRLPAPAFGTVVCLSQALDVPLDDLADVWLADMPIRQAS; translated from the coding sequence ATGGTTCGCCAACCACTCACCGCCGAACAGATCGCCGCAGGCCAGCGCCTCGGGGTGGCGCTGCGGGCCGCGCGGGCCGGCCGCAGCCTGGTCGAGGTGGCCCTGGCAGCCGGCATCTCCCCCGAGACGCTACGCAAGATCGAGGCAGGGCGGCTGCCCGCACCGGCCTTCGGCACGGTGGTCTGCCTCAGCCAGGCCCTCGACGTTCCACTGGACGACCTGGCCGACGTCTGGTTGGCCGACATGCCGATCCGTCAGGCGTCCTGA
- the ureG gene encoding urease accessory protein UreG gives MKSASRIGVGGPVGSGKTAIIETVVPRLVEQGLRILVITNDVVTTEDAKHVRRALTGVLVEERIVGVETGACPHTAVREDPSMNLAAVEDMEAKFPDSDVVLIESGGDNLTLTFSPALVDYFIYVIDVAAGDKIPRKNGPGISKSDILVINKTDLAPYVDADLEVMARDAAMMRNGKPFVFTNCKTGAGIDELVDLVRRDVLFDAEVPA, from the coding sequence ATGAAGTCAGCAAGCCGTATCGGCGTGGGTGGCCCGGTGGGCAGTGGCAAGACCGCCATCATCGAGACTGTCGTGCCCCGCCTGGTGGAGCAGGGGCTGCGCATCCTGGTCATCACCAACGACGTGGTCACCACGGAGGACGCCAAGCACGTCCGGCGGGCGTTGACCGGGGTGCTGGTCGAGGAGCGCATCGTCGGGGTGGAGACGGGGGCCTGCCCGCACACCGCCGTCCGGGAGGACCCCAGCATGAACCTGGCGGCGGTCGAGGACATGGAGGCCAAGTTCCCGGACAGCGACGTGGTGCTGATCGAGAGCGGCGGGGACAACCTGACCCTGACCTTCAGCCCCGCCCTGGTCGACTACTTCATCTACGTGATCGATGTCGCGGCCGGCGACAAGATCCCGCGCAAGAACGGTCCGGGGATCTCCAAGTCCGACATCCTGGTGATCAACAAGACGGACCTGGCGCCGTATGTCGACGCCGACCTCGAGGTGATGGCCCGCGACGCCGCGATGATGCGTAACGGCAAGCCGTTCGTCTTCACCAACTGCAAGACCGGTGCGGGCATCGACGAGCTGGTCGACCTGGTCCGCCGCGATGTGCTCTTCGATGCCGAAGTGCCGGCATGA
- a CDS encoding cold-shock protein, which yields MASVGKIIRFDEVRGYGFIAPSAGGEDVFVHANDFGEHRHQVRVGMPVEFEAVDSDRGLKAASVRLIEPESPAVGGERRLRPRVEGDEELCDVLSPAEFTGAVTELLLRCSPSLTGAQIIAVRERFIEFSRAHGWVDG from the coding sequence GTGGCGTCAGTGGGGAAGATCATCCGGTTCGATGAGGTTCGCGGTTACGGCTTCATCGCGCCGTCCGCCGGCGGGGAGGACGTCTTCGTCCACGCCAACGACTTCGGCGAGCACCGTCACCAGGTGCGGGTCGGGATGCCGGTTGAGTTCGAGGCCGTGGACAGCGATCGTGGCCTGAAGGCCGCCTCGGTGCGGCTCATCGAGCCGGAGTCGCCCGCGGTCGGTGGCGAGCGGCGGCTGCGTCCGCGCGTCGAGGGCGACGAGGAGTTGTGCGACGTGCTGTCCCCCGCCGAGTTCACCGGGGCGGTGACGGAACTGCTGCTGCGCTGCTCGCCGTCGTTGACCGGCGCCCAGATCATCGCGGTACGGGAACGATTCATCGAGTTCAGCCGCGCCCACGGCTGGGTCGACGGCTGA
- a CDS encoding urease subunit alpha, which produces MSQISRQEYAGMYGPTTGDQIRLADTDLYIEIEKDLRVLGDEVMYGGGKTLRDGMGSSSQATTAEGVVDLVITNVTVLDALLGVVKADVGIKDGRIAGIGKAGNPNIMDGVTPGLVTGPGTDAISGEHLILTAGGIDAHVHLVTPFQVQTALSNGVTTLWGGGTGPTDSTNGVTITPGPWNIHNMMRAFENLPINIGLLGKGNSSGRAPLVEQIMAGVPSFKIHEDWGAPPAVIRSCLAVADEFDVQVSIHTDTLNESGYIEDSIAAFEGRTIHTFHTEGAGGGHAPDIIKVAAQMNVLPGSTTPTVPYGINSQSELYDMIMVCHNFNPKVPSDVAFVESRIRTETIAAEDVLLDEGVISMMQSDSQAMGRVGETWLRTIQLAGQMKNVRGKLAEDSSNNDNFRVLRYVAKMTINPAITQGVSHVIGSVTPGKLADLVLWEPAFFGVKPKLVLKGGMIAWSIMGDPNASLPTPQPVYYRPSFGATGTQVAKNCVTFVSKAAHESGIAEQLGLQRQVMPVYRCRNLTKRDMVRNDRTPRLEVDPETFAVKMDGVHATVPAARNLPMSQLYFFS; this is translated from the coding sequence ATGAGTCAGATCTCGCGGCAAGAGTATGCCGGGATGTACGGCCCCACCACGGGCGACCAGATCCGGTTGGCCGACACCGACCTCTACATCGAGATCGAGAAGGACCTGCGGGTCCTCGGCGACGAGGTGATGTACGGCGGCGGCAAGACCCTGCGTGACGGCATGGGCAGCAGCAGTCAGGCCACCACCGCCGAGGGGGTGGTGGACCTGGTCATCACCAACGTCACCGTGCTGGACGCCCTGCTCGGTGTGGTCAAGGCGGATGTCGGCATCAAGGACGGCCGGATCGCCGGCATCGGCAAGGCCGGCAACCCGAACATCATGGACGGGGTGACCCCCGGACTGGTGACCGGGCCGGGGACGGACGCCATCTCCGGGGAGCACCTGATCCTGACCGCCGGGGGCATCGACGCCCACGTCCACCTGGTCACCCCCTTCCAGGTGCAGACCGCCCTCAGCAACGGGGTGACCACCCTGTGGGGTGGCGGCACCGGCCCCACCGACAGCACCAACGGGGTGACCATCACCCCGGGCCCGTGGAACATCCACAACATGATGCGGGCCTTCGAGAACCTGCCGATCAACATCGGCCTGCTGGGCAAGGGCAACAGCAGCGGCCGGGCGCCCCTGGTGGAACAGATCATGGCCGGGGTGCCGAGCTTCAAGATCCACGAGGACTGGGGTGCCCCGCCTGCGGTGATCCGGTCCTGCCTGGCCGTCGCGGACGAGTTCGACGTGCAGGTCAGCATCCACACCGACACCCTCAACGAGAGCGGCTACATCGAGGACTCGATCGCCGCCTTCGAGGGCCGGACCATCCACACCTTCCACACCGAGGGCGCCGGGGGCGGCCACGCGCCGGACATCATCAAGGTCGCGGCCCAAATGAACGTGCTGCCCGGATCGACCACCCCCACCGTGCCGTACGGCATCAACAGCCAGTCCGAGCTGTACGACATGATCATGGTCTGTCACAACTTCAACCCGAAGGTCCCCTCCGACGTGGCCTTCGTGGAGAGCCGCATCCGCACCGAGACCATCGCCGCCGAGGACGTGCTGCTCGACGAGGGCGTCATCTCGATGATGCAGAGCGACTCGCAGGCCATGGGCCGGGTGGGGGAGACCTGGCTACGCACCATCCAACTGGCCGGCCAGATGAAGAACGTCCGGGGCAAGCTCGCCGAGGACTCCTCGAACAACGACAACTTCCGGGTGCTGCGGTACGTCGCCAAGATGACCATCAACCCGGCCATCACCCAGGGGGTCTCCCACGTCATCGGGTCGGTGACCCCGGGCAAGCTGGCCGACCTCGTACTCTGGGAACCCGCCTTCTTCGGGGTGAAGCCCAAGCTGGTACTCAAGGGCGGCATGATCGCCTGGTCGATCATGGGCGACCCGAACGCCTCCCTGCCCACCCCGCAGCCGGTCTACTACCGGCCCTCGTTCGGGGCCACCGGGACCCAGGTCGCCAAGAACTGCGTCACCTTCGTCTCCAAGGCCGCCCACGAGAGCGGCATCGCCGAACAACTGGGCCTGCAACGGCAGGTCATGCCGGTCTACCGGTGCCGCAACCTGACCAAGCGGGACATGGTGCGCAACGACCGTACGCCGAGGTTGGAGGTCGACCCGGAGACCTTCGCGGTGAAGATGGACGGCGTCCACGCGACCGTGCCGGCGGCCAGGAACCTCCCCATGAGCCAGCTCTACTTCTTCAGCTGA
- a CDS encoding ammonium transporter, with protein sequence MSADIAANPGDTAWVLVCTGLVLFMTPGLAVFYGGMVRSRNVLAMLQQNMIALGVVSLTWVFVGYTIAFGDDAGSGLLGNLELFGLTDLKVPPAPHLHVVDGRITIPALAFVAYQMMFAVITPALVTGATAGRLRFGGWVLFLALWSIVVYAPIAHWLWHPGGWLAKLGTQDWAGGMVVHASAGAAVLAVLLVVGRRRNWPHAEAPPNSIPLTILGAGILWFGWFGFNGGDGLQANGVAAQAVLNTHLAAAAGMLVWLLVERVKDGHSTVVGGVSGAVAGLATVTPTAGYVNTLSAIAIGAIAGLVCHLALRLKYLLRLDDALDVLAVHFVGGMLGSLLLGLFGDNGINPLGRDGLFLGGGAGLLWDQVVGVVSVVAFSFVLTWLIAAGIQAVLGLRVPEKDQDRLDQAQQGTDAYHLGGVTSLVAPGGPQRRSRRTRSGGAGSVPAGQQVKLVSALLDPARVADSGSLREELLGAGAISLTVSDTTAATEGTMRQVLPRGYWQEQPLLARLRLDVLVPEQAEQAVVDLLNRYEPRLVWTSEVAPMVVK encoded by the coding sequence GTGTCCGCTGACATCGCGGCTAACCCGGGGGACACCGCCTGGGTGCTGGTCTGCACCGGGCTGGTGCTGTTCATGACCCCCGGCCTGGCCGTCTTCTACGGCGGGATGGTGCGCAGCCGCAACGTCCTGGCGATGCTGCAGCAGAACATGATCGCCCTGGGGGTGGTCAGCCTGACCTGGGTGTTCGTCGGCTACACCATCGCCTTCGGCGACGACGCCGGCAGCGGCCTGTTGGGCAACCTGGAACTGTTCGGGCTGACCGACCTGAAGGTGCCCCCCGCACCCCATCTGCACGTGGTCGACGGGCGGATCACCATCCCGGCCCTGGCCTTCGTCGCGTACCAGATGATGTTCGCGGTGATCACCCCCGCGCTGGTCACCGGCGCCACCGCCGGCCGGTTGAGGTTCGGCGGCTGGGTGCTGTTCCTGGCCCTCTGGTCCATCGTCGTGTACGCCCCGATCGCCCACTGGCTCTGGCACCCGGGCGGTTGGTTGGCGAAGCTCGGTACCCAGGACTGGGCCGGCGGAATGGTCGTGCACGCCAGTGCCGGGGCGGCCGTGCTCGCCGTACTGCTGGTCGTCGGCCGACGCAGGAACTGGCCGCACGCGGAGGCACCCCCCAACTCGATCCCGCTGACCATCCTCGGTGCCGGGATCCTCTGGTTCGGCTGGTTCGGCTTCAACGGTGGGGACGGGCTCCAGGCCAACGGGGTGGCCGCCCAGGCCGTGCTCAACACCCACCTGGCCGCCGCCGCCGGAATGCTGGTGTGGCTGCTGGTGGAGCGGGTCAAGGACGGCCACAGCACCGTGGTCGGCGGGGTCTCCGGGGCGGTCGCGGGGCTAGCGACCGTGACCCCGACCGCCGGGTACGTCAACACCCTGTCCGCCATCGCGATCGGCGCGATCGCCGGTCTGGTCTGTCATCTGGCGCTGCGGTTGAAGTATCTGCTGCGGCTGGACGACGCCCTGGACGTGCTGGCGGTGCACTTCGTCGGCGGCATGCTCGGCTCCCTGCTGCTGGGCCTGTTCGGCGACAACGGCATCAACCCCCTGGGCCGCGACGGTCTCTTCCTCGGCGGTGGCGCCGGCCTGCTGTGGGACCAGGTGGTCGGGGTGGTCAGCGTGGTGGCCTTCTCCTTCGTACTGACCTGGCTGATCGCGGCCGGGATCCAGGCGGTGCTCGGCCTGCGGGTGCCGGAGAAGGACCAGGACCGGCTGGACCAGGCCCAGCAGGGCACGGACGCCTACCACCTGGGCGGGGTGACCAGCCTGGTCGCCCCGGGCGGACCACAACGCCGATCCCGGCGGACCAGGTCGGGCGGTGCGGGTTCGGTGCCGGCCGGGCAGCAGGTCAAGCTGGTCAGCGCCCTGCTGGACCCCGCCCGGGTGGCCGACAGCGGGAGCCTGCGCGAGGAACTGCTAGGTGCCGGCGCGATCTCCCTGACCGTCTCCGACACCACCGCGGCGACCGAGGGGACCATGCGGCAGGTGCTGCCGCGCGGCTACTGGCAGGAGCAGCCCCTGCTGGCGCGACTACGGCTCGACGTGCTGGTGCCTGAGCAGGCCGAGCAGGCCGTGGTCGACCTGCTGAACCGCTACGAGCCCCGCCTGGTCTGGACCTCCGAGGTGGCACCGATGGTCGTCAAGTAG
- a CDS encoding helix-hairpin-helix domain-containing protein produces MSSDLDTLPKISAPATRALNNAGYSTLRDLVGVSRAELAKLHGMGPKALGIIQSALEQHNLTLGS; encoded by the coding sequence GTGAGTTCCGACCTGGACACCCTGCCGAAGATCAGTGCGCCGGCGACGCGGGCGTTGAACAACGCCGGCTACTCGACGCTGCGCGACCTTGTCGGGGTGTCGCGCGCGGAGTTGGCCAAGCTGCACGGCATGGGACCGAAGGCACTCGGGATCATCCAGAGTGCGCTGGAGCAGCACAACCTGACGTTGGGTAGCTGA
- a CDS encoding HAD family hydrolase, producing the protein MLRSPRALLLDFGGVLADAPRQSPAPPDLVRRLSDLVGGTVSGEQITTDLTEGGRAYGRWRDDSAHTGEPIELTHPQVWADFVTHSWPEPARAAVEEAATSLAYAWAWRPDWQIRPGIPEALRAAADAGLPMAVVSNALCGAAHRDFLATAGLSDLFAAEFYSDEAGLRKPNPRLAWLAAEAIGVPIGECWFIGDTVHRDVACARRAGTAAAILMRSPRTDREPPHPQLRPDARIEDGHGLVTLLHQR; encoded by the coding sequence ATGCTGCGATCGCCTCGTGCGCTTCTGCTGGACTTCGGTGGCGTCCTGGCCGACGCTCCGCGACAGTCACCGGCGCCACCGGACCTGGTCCGGCGGTTGTCCGACCTGGTCGGCGGCACCGTGTCGGGCGAGCAGATCACCACCGACCTGACCGAGGGCGGCAGAGCCTACGGCCGATGGCGGGACGACAGCGCACACACCGGCGAGCCGATCGAGCTGACCCACCCTCAGGTGTGGGCGGACTTCGTGACCCACTCCTGGCCCGAGCCGGCCCGGGCGGCGGTCGAGGAGGCGGCGACCTCCCTGGCGTACGCCTGGGCCTGGCGGCCGGACTGGCAGATCCGCCCCGGGATCCCGGAGGCCTTGCGCGCGGCGGCGGATGCGGGTCTGCCCATGGCCGTGGTCAGCAACGCGCTCTGCGGGGCCGCGCATCGCGACTTCCTCGCCACCGCCGGATTGTCCGACCTGTTCGCCGCCGAGTTCTACAGCGACGAAGCCGGACTCCGGAAGCCCAATCCCCGGCTGGCCTGGCTGGCCGCCGAGGCCATCGGCGTACCGATCGGGGAATGCTGGTTCATCGGCGACACCGTGCACCGCGACGTCGCCTGCGCCCGACGAGCCGGGACCGCCGCCGCGATCCTCATGCGCTCGCCCCGCACCGACCGCGAACCACCCCACCCGCAGCTACGACCGGACGCCCGAATCGAGGACGGCCACGGCCTGGTCACCCTGCTGCACCAGAGGTGA
- a CDS encoding urease accessory protein UreD encodes MTTSLDLVRELAPYQDQPAQLPAAANGKVGVLRLGFHRRGDRTILRDLYRQSPLLVQRALYWDEEMPGLPCVMILTTSGGVLQGDRLSMEVDLGPGAQAHLTTQAATKIQEMDANYGTQQQTITLAEDAYLEFLPEPVIPFRRSRFVSHTRVRLPASATLLYAEVLQPGRKYYRDGEIFAYDLFSSQLRAERPDGRGLFVEKFVISPGGFPVDRVGMMDRFHVFGNVMLLTDPARAARVYERTSEPVWDEQTPLAGAVGRLPNDAGLVFKVLGQETEPVKAAVRAFCAAAREEVVGCTFPPAFSWR; translated from the coding sequence ATGACGACTTCCCTGGACCTGGTCCGGGAACTGGCGCCGTACCAGGATCAACCGGCCCAGCTACCGGCCGCCGCCAACGGCAAGGTCGGGGTGCTGCGGCTCGGTTTCCACCGGCGCGGTGACCGGACCATCCTGCGTGACCTCTACCGGCAGTCGCCGCTGCTGGTGCAGCGGGCACTGTACTGGGACGAGGAGATGCCCGGCCTGCCCTGCGTGATGATCCTGACCACCTCCGGCGGGGTGCTTCAGGGCGACCGGCTGTCCATGGAGGTCGACCTGGGCCCGGGGGCGCAGGCGCACCTGACCACCCAGGCCGCCACCAAGATCCAGGAGATGGACGCCAACTACGGCACCCAGCAGCAGACCATCACCCTGGCCGAGGACGCCTACCTGGAGTTCCTCCCGGAGCCGGTGATCCCGTTCCGGCGCAGCCGATTCGTCTCCCACACCCGGGTACGGCTGCCGGCCAGCGCCACCCTGCTCTACGCCGAGGTGCTCCAGCCCGGCCGCAAGTACTACCGCGACGGGGAGATCTTCGCCTACGACCTCTTCTCCTCCCAGCTCCGGGCGGAGCGGCCGGACGGGCGGGGGCTGTTCGTCGAGAAGTTCGTGATCTCTCCCGGCGGATTCCCGGTCGACCGGGTCGGGATGATGGACCGCTTCCACGTCTTCGGCAACGTCATGCTGCTGACCGACCCCGCGCGGGCCGCGCGGGTCTACGAACGGACCTCGGAACCCGTCTGGGACGAGCAGACCCCCTTGGCCGGGGCGGTCGGTCGGCTGCCCAACGACGCGGGTCTGGTCTTCAAGGTCCTCGGTCAGGAGACCGAGCCCGTCAAAGCGGCCGTCCGGGCCTTCTGTGCCGCCGCCCGCGAAGAGGTGGTCGGCTGCACCTTCCCGCCGGCCTTCAGTTGGCGCTGA
- the ureE gene encoding urease accessory protein UreE (involved in the assembly of the urease metallocenter; possible nickel donor) codes for MIVESVLGNVAEPDWTERLSTAKVDDLVLDQWEAQKSRLRKATSLGTELALSLSRGVRLRDGDILAWDELTGTAVVARIALGEVMVVHLDKLHGESLDMVIRSAVELGHAIGNQHWPAVVKGTKMYVPLTVDRKVMDSVMRTHSFTGVSHEFIAGTEVIAYLAPHESRRLFGGADSTPHSHLPAELN; via the coding sequence ATGATCGTGGAATCGGTGCTCGGCAACGTGGCCGAGCCGGACTGGACCGAGCGGCTGAGCACGGCCAAGGTCGACGACCTGGTCCTGGACCAGTGGGAGGCCCAGAAGAGTCGGCTGCGCAAGGCGACAAGCCTCGGCACCGAACTCGCCCTCTCCCTGTCCCGGGGGGTACGGCTGCGCGACGGCGACATCCTGGCCTGGGACGAACTCACCGGGACTGCGGTGGTGGCCCGGATCGCCCTCGGCGAGGTGATGGTCGTACACCTGGACAAGCTGCACGGGGAATCCCTGGACATGGTGATCCGCTCGGCCGTGGAGCTAGGGCACGCCATCGGCAACCAGCACTGGCCGGCCGTGGTCAAGGGCACCAAGATGTACGTGCCGCTGACCGTGGACCGCAAGGTCATGGACTCGGTGATGCGTACCCACTCGTTCACCGGCGTCTCGCACGAGTTCATCGCCGGTACGGAGGTCATCGCCTACCTGGCCCCGCACGAGTCGCGGCGGTTGTTCGGCGGAGCGGACTCCACCCCGCACTCGCACCTGCCCGCCGAGCTGAACTGA
- a CDS encoding urease subunit beta codes for MAKQHPGPNSKHLRPIGGYKLSDQPLELNAGRPVIEVVVHNTGDRPIQVGSHFHFFEANRFLEFDRPAAFGKRLNIPATTSIRFEPGDRKTVQLVSYGGLQRVYGFNGLVQGWTGDDPTPPDYRPDRAESLHNARTRGFKFSAQDQGDNKKQ; via the coding sequence ATGGCCAAACAGCATCCGGGACCGAACTCCAAGCATCTGCGTCCGATCGGCGGATACAAGCTCAGTGATCAGCCGCTGGAGCTCAACGCCGGCCGTCCGGTGATCGAGGTCGTCGTGCACAACACCGGTGACCGGCCCATTCAGGTCGGTTCCCACTTCCACTTCTTCGAGGCGAACCGGTTCCTGGAATTCGACCGGCCGGCGGCCTTCGGTAAACGACTCAACATCCCGGCCACCACCTCGATCCGGTTCGAGCCGGGTGACCGTAAGACCGTGCAGCTGGTCTCGTACGGCGGTCTCCAGCGGGTGTACGGGTTCAACGGCCTGGTCCAGGGCTGGACCGGCGACGACCCCACCCCGCCGGACTATCGACCGGACCGCGCCGAGTCGCTGCACAACGCCAGGACACGCGGCTTCAAGTTCAGCGCGCAGGACCAGGGCGACAACAAGAAGCAGTAG
- the map gene encoding type I methionyl aminopeptidase yields the protein MIELKSSDEIGRMAVTGQFVGELLAELRDLAAVGVNLLDLEHHARRRIAERGAESCYWDYAPSFGRGPFRNVLCLSVNDAVLHGLPHDYLLRDGDLLSIDMAVCIDGWVADSALSFVVGTPDPADLRLIEATEVALEAAIAAAQPGGRLGDISAAIGEVAKAYGYGVNAEFGGHGIGRTMHEAPHVANNGRPRRGVKLDPGLTLAIEPWFCRSTDKIRYDGDGWTIRSADGSRTAHSEHTVAITAAGPQVLTRRPVLAR from the coding sequence GTGATCGAGCTCAAGTCGTCCGACGAGATCGGCCGGATGGCGGTGACCGGCCAGTTCGTCGGTGAACTGCTCGCCGAGTTGCGCGATCTCGCGGCGGTCGGGGTCAACCTGCTGGACCTCGAACACCACGCCCGTCGGCGGATCGCCGAACGCGGCGCCGAGTCCTGCTACTGGGACTACGCGCCCTCGTTCGGCCGGGGTCCCTTCCGCAACGTGCTGTGTCTGTCGGTGAACGACGCCGTGCTGCACGGCCTGCCCCACGACTACCTGCTGCGCGACGGGGACCTGCTCAGCATCGACATGGCGGTCTGCATCGACGGGTGGGTGGCCGATTCCGCGCTCTCCTTCGTCGTCGGCACCCCCGACCCGGCCGATCTGCGGCTGATCGAGGCCACCGAGGTGGCCCTGGAGGCCGCCATCGCCGCCGCCCAGCCCGGGGGTCGCCTGGGCGACATCTCCGCCGCGATCGGCGAGGTCGCCAAGGCGTACGGCTACGGGGTCAACGCCGAGTTCGGCGGACACGGCATCGGCCGCACCATGCACGAGGCCCCGCATGTGGCCAACAACGGCCGCCCCCGCCGTGGGGTGAAACTCGACCCCGGTCTCACCCTCGCCATCGAGCCCTGGTTCTGCCGCAGCACCGACAAGATCAGGTACGACGGCGACGGGTGGACCATCCGCTCCGCGGACGGCTCCCGTACCGCCCACTCCGAACACACCGTGGCCATCACCGCCGCCGGCCCCCAGGTGCTCACCCGGCGCCCCGTCCTCGCCCGCTGA
- a CDS encoding urease accessory protein UreF: MPTMAEALRLLQFGDSVFPVGAFSFSNGLEMAVQHGTVHDRSSLQEYVRTITRLAATGDGVGVLAGHRGAAVGDLDQVRRADEAVHLRKINEEMRTMSVRMGRKLAEAANRIIGESLLKKRAGETDGLVPVTYPVALGVLFAELGVDEQAAFAAHQYGAASMVLSAAIRLLRVDHLDAQSILYAVNKAVDDDYQDVRGATLDDMQGFAPHLDVLAAAHQHAHVRMFMS, encoded by the coding sequence ATGCCCACCATGGCCGAGGCGCTGCGGTTGCTCCAGTTCGGCGACTCGGTGTTCCCCGTCGGCGCCTTCTCCTTCTCCAACGGGCTGGAGATGGCCGTCCAGCACGGGACCGTGCACGACCGCAGCAGCCTCCAGGAGTACGTCCGGACCATCACCCGACTGGCCGCCACCGGCGACGGGGTCGGCGTGCTGGCCGGGCATCGGGGGGCGGCGGTCGGGGACCTGGACCAGGTCCGCCGGGCGGACGAGGCCGTCCACCTCCGCAAGATCAACGAAGAGATGCGCACCATGTCGGTACGCATGGGCCGCAAGCTGGCCGAGGCCGCCAACCGCATCATCGGTGAGTCGCTGCTCAAGAAGCGGGCCGGCGAGACCGACGGCCTGGTCCCGGTGACCTATCCGGTGGCCCTGGGGGTGCTCTTCGCCGAACTCGGGGTCGACGAACAGGCCGCCTTCGCGGCCCACCAGTACGGCGCGGCGTCGATGGTGCTGAGCGCGGCGATCCGACTGCTGCGGGTGGACCACCTCGACGCCCAGTCCATCCTGTACGCCGTCAACAAGGCGGTCGACGACGACTACCAGGACGTCCGCGGCGCCACCCTGGACGACATGCAGGGCTTCGCCCCGCACCTGGACGTCCTGGCCGCCGCGCACCAGCACGCGCACGTCCGCATGTTCATGAGCTGA
- a CDS encoding urease subunit gamma — translation MHLTPREFDKLTILSLAMVANARRAKGLKLNHPEAVAVICAAALEGAREGKTVEEVMNDARSVLKADDVMPGVGDMVPMLQVEAVFTDGSRLVTIHSPIQ, via the coding sequence ATGCATCTCACACCGAGAGAGTTCGACAAGCTCACCATCCTCTCGTTGGCGATGGTGGCCAATGCCCGAAGGGCTAAGGGCCTGAAGCTCAACCATCCCGAGGCGGTGGCGGTCATCTGCGCCGCGGCCCTGGAGGGTGCTCGCGAGGGCAAGACCGTCGAAGAGGTCATGAACGACGCGCGCAGCGTGCTCAAGGCCGACGACGTGATGCCCGGGGTGGGGGACATGGTCCCGATGCTCCAGGTCGAGGCGGTGTTCACCGACGGATCCCGGCTGGTCACCATCCACTCTCCCATTCAATGA
- the yut gene encoding urea transporter: MAAITQGWDGLADRNPLVQFIDACLRGPAQVVFQNNPLTGLVILIAVAWGAFDGGHPRVFGGGVLGLVVGTATALVLQVDRASWRKGLFGFSPFLTGIAVPTFLDQRPLMWLYLVLGAAGTTVVTLALNAIFKRWGLTAFTFPFVLTTWVLLLAAYQFDRFTVLTQLTPKFPGEGTLTGGRFDWDLVPIFLRGISQVFLINSWVSGLLIVIALLINSRWSAVFAIVGTVGATLLALWFGADGTSLDKGLLGFNAVLTAIAVGAVLHRPGLLVTGYTLFGIALTLFIQMAMASVLTPLGIPVLTGPFNVATWLLLLPDRHFAPVPNHERVKETVVSSVRRSV, encoded by the coding sequence ATGGCCGCCATCACACAGGGCTGGGACGGACTGGCCGACCGCAATCCGCTCGTCCAGTTCATCGACGCCTGCCTGCGCGGACCGGCGCAGGTGGTGTTCCAGAACAATCCGCTGACCGGCCTGGTCATCCTCATCGCGGTCGCCTGGGGGGCCTTCGACGGCGGGCACCCCCGGGTCTTCGGTGGTGGGGTGCTGGGGCTGGTCGTCGGCACCGCGACCGCCCTGGTGCTCCAGGTCGACCGGGCCTCCTGGCGCAAGGGGCTGTTCGGGTTCAGCCCCTTCCTCACCGGCATCGCCGTGCCGACCTTCCTGGACCAACGTCCCCTGATGTGGCTGTATCTGGTGCTCGGCGCGGCGGGCACCACCGTGGTGACCCTGGCCCTCAACGCCATCTTCAAACGGTGGGGCCTGACCGCCTTCACCTTTCCCTTCGTGCTCACCACCTGGGTGCTGCTGCTGGCCGCGTACCAGTTCGACCGGTTCACCGTGCTGACCCAGTTGACCCCGAAGTTCCCCGGCGAGGGCACCCTGACCGGTGGGCGCTTCGACTGGGACCTGGTGCCGATCTTCCTGCGCGGCATCTCCCAGGTATTCCTGATCAACAGTTGGGTCAGCGGGCTGCTCATCGTCATCGCCCTGTTGATCAACTCTCGCTGGTCGGCGGTCTTCGCGATCGTCGGCACGGTCGGCGCCACCCTGCTGGCCCTCTGGTTCGGTGCCGACGGCACCAGCCTCGACAAGGGACTGCTCGGCTTCAACGCCGTACTGACCGCGATCGCGGTGGGCGCGGTGCTGCACCGGCCGGGCCTGCTGGTGACCGGGTACACCCTGTTCGGCATCGCCCTGACCCTGTTCATCCAGATGGCCATGGCCAGTGTGCTCACCCCGTTGGGCATCCCGGTGCTGACCGGCCCCTTCAACGTCGCCACCTGGTTGTTGCTGCTGCCCGACCGGCACTTCGCGCCGGTGCCCAATCACGAGCGGGTCAAAGAGACCGTCGTGTCGTCCGTCCGACGTTCGGTCTGA